A stretch of the Aegilops tauschii subsp. strangulata cultivar AL8/78 chromosome 4, Aet v6.0, whole genome shotgun sequence genome encodes the following:
- the LOC109752512 gene encoding uncharacterized protein isoform X2, which yields MAKREARRLSSATDDSLDGSSTRSADRVKVRQYGKTCKQLTGMFMTQELAAHSGSVWCINFSLAGRYLASAGEDRVIHVWEVSEGERKGELLGEGAVSKESGGGGSPFVAVAGNGSPEVAMSPLSSADKGYVEKKRRPRVQSRRKSIGSDHLVVPGRTTVSEAQ from the exons ATGGCAAAG AGGGAGGCACGACGCCTCAGCTCCGCCACCGACGACAGCCTCGACGGCAGCAGCACGCGCAGTGCCGACAGGGTCAAGGTGCGGCAGTATGGGAAGACGTGCAAGCAGCTCACCGGCATGTTCATGACACAGGAGTTGGCCGCGCACTCTGGCTCTGTATGGTGCATTAACTTCAGCTTGGCTGGACGGTACCTCGCGAGCGCCGGCGAGGACCGTGTGATCCATGTCTGGGAGGTCTCCGAGGGTGAGAGAAAGGGGGAGCTGCTCGGGGAAGGTGCGGTTTCAAAGGAGAGTGGTGGCGGAGGCAGCCCGTTTGTGGCAGTTGCTGGAAATGGATCGCCGGAGGTGGCAATGTCGCCGCTCAGCAGTGCAGACAAGGGATAtgtggagaagaagaggaggccACGGGTGCAGAGCAGACGCAAGTCCATCGGTTCTGATCATCTGGTTGTGCCCGG
- the LOC109752512 gene encoding uncharacterized protein isoform X1 — protein sequence MAKREARRLSSATDDSLDGSSTRSADRVKVRQYGKTCKQLTGMFMTQELAAHSGSVWCINFSLAGRYLASAGEDRVIHVWEVSEGERKGELLGEGAVSKESGGGGSPFVAVAGNGSPEVAMSPLSSADKGYVEKKRRPRVQSRRKSIGSDHLVVPGYVFGFRDKPFCSLLEHAADVLDLSWSKSQAQTLSDI from the exons ATGGCAAAG AGGGAGGCACGACGCCTCAGCTCCGCCACCGACGACAGCCTCGACGGCAGCAGCACGCGCAGTGCCGACAGGGTCAAGGTGCGGCAGTATGGGAAGACGTGCAAGCAGCTCACCGGCATGTTCATGACACAGGAGTTGGCCGCGCACTCTGGCTCTGTATGGTGCATTAACTTCAGCTTGGCTGGACGGTACCTCGCGAGCGCCGGCGAGGACCGTGTGATCCATGTCTGGGAGGTCTCCGAGGGTGAGAGAAAGGGGGAGCTGCTCGGGGAAGGTGCGGTTTCAAAGGAGAGTGGTGGCGGAGGCAGCCCGTTTGTGGCAGTTGCTGGAAATGGATCGCCGGAGGTGGCAATGTCGCCGCTCAGCAGTGCAGACAAGGGATAtgtggagaagaagaggaggccACGGGTGCAGAGCAGACGCAAGTCCATCGGTTCTGATCATCTGGTTGTGCCCGGGTACGTGTTTGGGTTCAGAGATAAGCCATTTTGCTCGCTCCTGGAGCACGCCGCTGATGTTCTT